The DNA segment GACGCTTTTCAAAACACTTGAGTTATAAAAAATGTCACCTGAATTCATAAAATTGGAATATTCACCATGTGCATGACTTACCCCTTTGTTCATTGCATTATAAATACCTTTATCCGGTTCAGAAACCCAATAGTCAATTTTATCGGAATACTTTTTAATTATATCAATACTACTATCATTAGATCCACCATCTATTACGATATATTCATAGTCTTTGAAGTCTTGTGAAATAATACTTTTTATAGTATTCTCCAGACCTTTGGAATTATTGTAATTTATAGTTATTATTGATAGTTTCATATGCTTAATCAATTTGATGTAATTATAATTGTTTATGAGCGATATACTTTTTTCTTATATCAATGTTTGGTATGGATAAAATCGTTATTCTTTGTGTCTATATGGAATATATTGAGGAACATGCGCATGAAGAGTGATGGTATATGGATAATCTTTTGGGAGAATACATGGTGACGTAGTTTAAATGGTATAGCAATATACAAGGATATGCATAGTATGATAAACAAGCACCACCACTTTATGCTCCAGCATGGTACGAATATGGTATGTATGATTGCTATAATTAGTGGTAATATGATTAAAAATACTCTTGGGATAAGAATCTGCTGGATGGTTTTGTCTATATAATCTATATTGCCTTTAAGAATTGCCTTTGGGATATAAGGAAGCATTTGTAGCAAGCATTGAATCTGAGCAGTCATCCAACGAAGACGTTGGTTTTGGAAGTTCTTAGAATCACAGACCTTTTCATCAAATACAGGAATGCGTTCAAGATAATGAATATAGATGCCATCTTTTAGAAGCATTGCTTCTAATTCACGGTCTTCTCCTGATGTTGATAGTTTTTCGACATTGTTTTTGAACCAATCGAAATCAATGCACATACCAGAACCTATGAGCGCGGATGATAGACCAATAATATTGTGTGCCTTTCGAAAAATGGTATTGTTGATTTCTTCACTTGTCCCATCCAATACAGCAATGTCTGTATCCGAATTCTTGGCGCAGCGATGGCATTGAAATGCTCTGTTGCCATCTGCACATGCATTGTTGAGGCTATGAAGAAAGTTGTGCTTTACCACATCATCGGCATCAAGGATAACTATATAATCATAGTTTTCTTTTATTGTACGAATAGCTAGTTTCATAGCTTTGGCTTTTGAACTATTATGATAATCAGCAATAACAAGTTTTATTGATAATTCTCTTAAGGCTTCGTCTGTATCAGCTTTATTGTGATCAGAAACTACTAGGACATCGTATTTATCTGAAGGATAATTCTGATCAAGAAATGATATAATAGATTTTGTAATAACCCTGTCTTCATTGTATGCAGGAAAAAGAATTAGAAATTTATTGAGTTTGGTTACCTGTTTTATGATGATTCTTTTCTTTCTTTTGTGGAAAAGAGATACCATAGAGAAGAAAAATACATACATGACAGAAATTGCTATGAATATCCATAACATAATGTCTATTATATGTATAAGTTGCCATATCATCTGCGATAGTTGTTTTTTGTATTCTTATTTACAAATTTGTTTTTCCAACCAGAAAATGGTAGCAAATTAATAAGTCCCAATACGATTAAGAATGGTGCCTTTAGAAACGACTTGTCAAAGTTCTTATCAATAAGATAGTCGGGAGTGGCAAGTGCAAAGGCAAAAATAATTACAGCAAATGTAATCCACCACTTTATAGCTAGGGTCATATATATGAATGGAAGAATTAAACTCATCATGACGATGATGGCTATAAGAACTGTACGTGGAATAAGCATCCATTGCAATATCTTATCAGCATAATCATATCGTTTTGAAAACATGGCCGGTATAAAGAAGCGCATGTTTTTAATTGCTGTGGTAAATTGCGTGGATATAAATCTGCTCCGCTGCCTGTTAAAATCCTTGGTTGTCCTTGTCTTTTCATCATAGACGTATATATCATTGAAATAGTCTACAAAGATATGTTGTTGCATCAAGAGTGCTTCTATTTCCTTATCTTCTGCTGCAGTCTTCAGTTGGGTAACATTATCGTGGAACCAGTTAAAATCAAAGACTATTCCGGAACCCATAGTGGCTGACGAAATTCCCAGACTGATATGCCCAAGACGGAACACAGAGTTATTGATCTCTTCGAAGATCGCATCCAAACGTGCTGCTGCTGTGTCCCTGTTCTTTGAAACTCTGTGCAACTGAATAGCTTTTGTACCAGCAGTTTCGTAAGCATCGTTTACGGCTTCAAGAAACTCAGGAGCAACTACATTATCCGCATCAAGGATAAGAACAGCATCGTATATCTTAAATTCAGGGAGATTCTTCATCGCAAACTGCAGTGATTTCGCCTTAGTACTGATTTCGAAATTTGGTACTGCTAGGGTTATTGGGAGTTGAGCGAG comes from the Xylanibacter oryzae DSM 17970 genome and includes:
- a CDS encoding glycosyltransferase; the protein is MIWQLIHIIDIMLWIFIAISVMYVFFFSMVSLFHKRKKRIIIKQVTKLNKFLILFPAYNEDRVITKSIISFLDQNYPSDKYDVLVVSDHNKADTDEALRELSIKLVIADYHNSSKAKAMKLAIRTIKENYDYIVILDADDVVKHNFLHSLNNACADGNRAFQCHRCAKNSDTDIAVLDGTSEEINNTIFRKAHNIIGLSSALIGSGMCIDFDWFKNNVEKLSTSGEDRELEAMLLKDGIYIHYLERIPVFDEKVCDSKNFQNQRLRWMTAQIQCLLQMLPYIPKAILKGNIDYIDKTIQQILIPRVFLIILPLIIAIIHTIFVPCWSIKWWCLFIILCISLYIAIPFKLRHHVFSQKIIHIPSLFMRMFLNIFHIDTKNNDFIHTKH
- a CDS encoding glycosyltransferase; amino-acid sequence: MNISFWIILYIIDAMLFIPVALTTIYMLVFAAASLIRHRNIIPKAKHQNRFVILIPAYRADKTIIQTVLSVLGQSYPQRLFDVTVISDHEDEMTNFRLAQLPITLAVPNFEISTKAKSLQFAMKNLPEFKIYDAVLILDADNVVAPEFLEAVNDAYETAGTKAIQLHRVSKNRDTAAARLDAIFEEINNSVFRLGHISLGISSATMGSGIVFDFNWFHDNVTQLKTAAEDKEIEALLMQQHIFVDYFNDIYVYDEKTRTTKDFNRQRSRFISTQFTTAIKNMRFFIPAMFSKRYDYADKILQWMLIPRTVLIAIIVMMSLILPFIYMTLAIKWWITFAVIIFAFALATPDYLIDKNFDKSFLKAPFLIVLGLINLLPFSGWKNKFVNKNTKNNYRR